DNA from Gracilinanus agilis isolate LMUSP501 chromosome 3, AgileGrace, whole genome shotgun sequence:
aaccagctgtgtgaccccaggaaagtctcttaaccttaATGTCTGAGGCAAACTCTAAGGCATAGTTGATGATCTGCATTTGTGGTGAGTTTTCTTATCAGCATTTCCATAAAACAATGAAATCAGAGACTAGGACCAAAAAATCCCAACCCTACTGGAAGGTTTTGGGCCCAAACATCTTTGGCATGTGGAGAGGGCAGGGTCTAAAGGAAGGGAATCACAGAAAAGTCAAGGGTGGTCCTTTAAAatgactgatttaaaaaaaaaaggcaaatgtagGTGAGGGTCTATTCTTTGACAATAGTTTGTGAAACTGAGCTGGTTTTTCTCCAGCTCCAATGGTTTCCTCAGTCAGTTGTCAACACATCCCACTTTCTtaatgaaggaaaggaactgATTATCACATCTTAACCATAACATCCTTTTGGGGGCTAATCTTGTATATACAGATTGGACAAAAAGATGTTCTAACTATCCATCACACAAGGAGGGCAAAGTTACaagtttgttctttcctttttttacaatttccatttttctttcaattctacAACCCTGAGTTGTGTTTAGTTATAGTGGGTCAGGGAATGAACCTCTGATTTCATTCATAAAGGGAACTCCCAGAGTGGAAATGCAGGTAGGCATCCTTTCCGTAATTCAAACTTAATAACCAAAAGCACTAAAAGGTTAATGATGTCAATTGTTTAATTATAAATACCGTGTTTATAATTGTTtgatattataaatgaaatatatttaatcaGTTTAATTATATCACAATTATAATGTAtgttatttaattataaatattgtatttaaaGGCTAGCTAAGTGGCCTgaggtaatttatttttaaattcctgtGCCTATAGAGGTCAGAGAAAGATGTGTTGTTATttaaggttgttatgaggaagtTATTCTACAGAGTGTAAAACCCCATATAAATGTGAACCACTTTCATCAAGGCTGTGTAGGAGGATAATTCCATGCAGAATAAGTGAAATGATCATCACAGCTCTGAAATCCTGCTCTCAGAACAAAACTCTACAGCTTTCTAAAATCATCTAGCAGCCCAATCtgaagcattttcactggctttcccactttcccttcctcatctctacttcctgggctttagcttccttcaaatctctgcTGAtgtcccaccttctacaagaaaccttttctGGTTACCTTCAAATGTAGTGCCTTCCCTCCAAGATAACCCCTTCATGTCTCTTTCACATACACACAGCACACACAGAATCTTGTTTTTTTCATAGAGGTTTGAATGTTGTTTCCCCCTTCAGACTAAACTCCATGAGAGTAGGGgctgttttttgcctttaaaaaatatatatatcctttACCCTCAGCACAATGCCAAAGAGATGTGAGGTCAATAAACGCTAgtagattgattctaagagagcCTGTCTCTCCTTgacatcataggatcataaacaTATTTTGAAGGTACCTTagaaaccatttagtccaacttcctcatgttacagatgaggaaactgaagcccatgcaggttaaatgactttcccaaagttccAAAAGTACATCCCATGAAGAGGTGGGATTGAATCCAGAATCCCCAGACTCCACTTTAGTGGTCCTATAAATGCAGACATTAAAGTAAGAAACGTTGGAATATTGACTGACATTTAAATAAAACTGGGGGGAGGGTGGCAGTATAGCAAGGAGACATAGACCTATGGAATTCCCCCTACAGTTAGAAAGATATCATGCAACTATGTAAAAGATTAGCTGATAAAAGAAGTtgttttagatgaaaaaaaaaaaaagtaggaccTCTCTTCACCAGGAAGTTAGGAAAGAATGCGGATTTCCTTAGCCCTCAAGAAACTGATTGAGGAAACCATCTgatgagtttagggaaatatcaGTTCTCCCGGCTTTTAAAATCACTGCAGTTATCAGTAACAGCCCCAGCCCCATACTCACTTCATTGGACATTTTCAAGGCTCAGTCTTGCTTGCCCTTAGGTCCCTGGGGTATGCTCcattacaatataaaataatgaatggaaatacaagtcatttccttcCACCCACCGCTAGTTTTCCTCATCCTTATCCTCAGCCTTACAATATTGTATTCTACACTACTCTACAACATATGTGAGAAAGAATTCTCTGGCCTGCTGACTGAATTGTCAATTAGGGGAAATGTCTGAAATCAGTCTTCCGCACAAAAACTAAGTCCAAACCCTTTGCCAACACGTTGGGCTAAATGAGGGCTAGTTAGCAGGTCCTAAGATCACTTACAAAGCCAAAGTAGCCAGAGAATCTCTCTGGCATTTAAGCTTTACAAacggaagggggggagggggggagagaggaagtctCCCTTAACGAGAATTTTCTTTTACAGACTTTAACAAAACTTCGAAACTTCTACTTCACGGCTGATTAAAGCTCCCACAGCGGGAGATGGAATGCTAAGGCAACCAATATTACAGGGTTTAGAATGAGAAGGATGATGATCTGTTACATGCataattcctccattttacagatgagagaactgaggcccatggaAAAATCTGAGGTTTTCAGACGacaaaaaagtaattggaaaaggTACTCACCTCCTGAGAGGGAATGAGGGATTTAATACAGTATAAGACACCCGTTTCTGAACATGAACAATGtagtaatttgttttgcttgactgtgcatATTTATTATGAAGGTTTTGTTTCCTTTCCAGTGGGATGAGGGTGGGGAGGGCtggaggaagggggggggggggagtttgttCGTTGAAAAATAAAGTAATGGAATTTTCAAAGGGAGTAGGGCCTCGAAATGAGGTAATCCCTGATCTAGTTTTGTAGGAGGGGAGATTTAGGAATATCACCTGTTTCTCCACTTTCCCTTCGACTCAAATCCTTTAGTCATTCCATCTGTGTAAGGGGACACTTTAGGGATTTTTTATACACTTTACCTGGGAAGCTGTTTTGTAgtgccttccccttctttcttcagCTTCTCCACCTGAGGCTTCCCTTCCGGGAAGTTCTCCGAGCCGCcgcctcctcctttctctccactAAGCGGGTAGGCTAGCAGGCGCATAGCCTGGCCACAGGAGGCTTCCACTTGGCGCACCTGCTCCTGACTCAGCCTCTCTCTCCAGGCATGTACTGCCTCCCTGGCGTCCCGGGCCGAAATGAGGAAGGGTCGGTCAGCATTGTAGCCCGAACCTCGAGTCATATTGAGGGCGAAGCCCTCCAGGTCCGGTAGGATGCGCAAACCCGCAAAGCGCAGCAGGCGAGCCAGCTGGGTGCGGGGCTCCTGTACAAGGTCCTCGTAGCGCAGCCGTGTGTATCGCCTGCGTAGCCAGGCTGGAGAGCTCTCCGCGAAGAGCAAGTCCCGCAGCCACGCTTCGCAGATCACCTCCAGGGCTCCACTGAGGAAGAAATCCGCCCGGGGGCCCGGAGGTTGGGCCCGAAATAGAGATGCCCCTGGGCGGGCCCCAACACCTTGGGCAAAAAGCAGGCGGTGGAAACGGTCCGCCTTCTGGCGAGTGCGCAACACCTGGATGCTCTCGCGCACTAGTGCCTGCTTGGACTTGAGGCGGGAGTTGTGCACTGCCCTCGGGTCACGGAACAGCTGGATGACCTTGAGGTTGAGGCCAGGGTCCCGCAGCAGCGGCACGAGCACGCCCAGGTCCAGCAGGCGCACATCTTTGATTACCACCACGGGGTACTTCCGACACTCCGCCTCCAGCGCCCGCAGCGCCACAGGCGGGCAGCTTCGCTCGCAGGTGGCCCCGTCAATGAGCCCCACCTCGGCGCGGGGTTTGGGGGCGGCGGGGCACAGGGGAGCAGAGCAGATCACCTTGTTGGTCTTCCAGCCAAAGAGGGCGGCCGTGGTGAGGTTGGCGGAGGTCGGGGCTGATGCGGCGGGGTCTCCCGGCGGGGAGTACAACCGCAGCACCGAGAAGTCGCAACGGAAGAGCGAGCGGAGCATGTCTCGCAGGGCGCCCTGTAGGCTCTCTGCATCGCCCGGGTACAGCGCCTGCCACAGGTGCCACATGGGCTCATACAAGTAGAAAACGTCCGGGTGTTGGTTGAAAAGCTCTCCAAGGAAGGACGAGCCTGTCCGCCAAGTGGCGTGCAGGTAGACATGCTGCTTCTCGCGCTGCAGAGGCGGCAGCCGTCGGGCAGAGTAACTCCCGTTCTGGAGGCTCTCTGGGGCTCCAGCTTCAGCCCCGGTCAAAGTTTTAGTCTCCTCCTTCTCCCCGGCAGCCGCCGCCTCCAGGCTCCACACGCCCAGGCTGCTTGGAAGGCTGGGACAGCGCCGGACGCCTGCCTCCTCGCCCGCCTTGCGATTATCCAGGACGTAGGGCAACAGCAGCAGGACCAGAGTATACAAAACTAGCAAGAACAGGAGCTTCCGATGCTGCCGGCGTCGCCGCCGCCGGCTCTTCATGTCTGTTCTTCCCGCcccgccccaccccaccccaacccaccACGCAGCCTCTGCCCCCAGCACTCCTCAGGGTATAATGGACTAAACCTAAACCCTAAATGGGGGCTCCTGGTTGCTGCTGGAGAaccaggaagagacagagagggaagggtGTGATGGAGAGGCAGGATGACGAGGGCGTTACTTTCCAGTGGTCCTCTctgcttcctctcccctctcgtcttcgtctctccctttctctcacctCTTCGATGGCTGCGCTGTCCCTGTTGCCATTTCTTTGGGCTCCCCTCCGCCGGATTATCCTCAGTTAGAAGATCGGGACGACCGAGGCTGTAGAACAACATAGCGAAACTTGGAAGAGGGAGGCGAGTTTAGCAGCGGGCGTCCCACCCCTCTTGCCCTGTCTCTCCGCCCATCTTTACTTGGAACTCCGCCCACTGCCTGCGGGGGAACTTGACAACTGCTGAGCCCGCTATCCTTTCATCTCCTCTGGGGTGGAAGGGGAACCCTCTTGGGGGCCCCTAATCTCTGAGCTCTGGCAGCCCTGGGGCTGGCCCGCTGTGGGGTGGGGTCACCAGCCTGAGTTCTGGGAGCTAGATTTAACTTTTCCGCACCCACCAGTCGTGTGGAAGTCTAGTGCTGTGTATATACAAACCCCACCCTTCCCTGAGCCAAGCCTCAGAATTCACCAGGTGCTGGAGCATGTGTTTTAGGTCTTCAGCTGAGCTCACAGTTTGAAGTACGCCGTGGTGGAGATCTGCATAATAGACCGATAAAATGCCTGCTGCTAAACTTTCCCTGGGCAGGACTTCAGGCCAATCATTTCCAAGCTTCTTCTGTACCCCCCCTCTCCTGCTTCCCTgtcttcccacccccatccccggCCCCGTGTCTATATACCAAAGTGCATCAGGTCACTCCCACCCACTCTCCTAGGACAGAAACTACAGCCTTTTCATTAAGGTGGCTGCGGGCCCAAAGAGAGACAGCTATCTTCTTTCCAGGCATTATATcgacatttaaagttcttcattttGGAGCTATGTACAGTGTAGACTTCTttgttttacatttgaagaaataataacaactgtGAAGTGGGCCCCCAATTTTCCCCTCCTGCCAGCTAGTACAAAGCAATGCTATTGAAATAACCAGTATAAGAGCATGTGGAAGACAACAGAAAGGGGTAGTTTTTACTGGCTAAATGCTTTGTTTTCAGAGGCATGGAAACTTCTTTATAGGATTACAGGAGTCatagctagaagggacattaTCAAGTtcacctctctcattttacaagaaaAGAGGTAGGTCCAAAGAGtttcagtgacttacccatggtcacacagaatAAGGATTCAAATGCagattttctgatttcaaatgctatactctttctactgtacaaTAAAGGGGTACCCTTTTGCCACTGAAAACAATAATTCACAGTTATCTGGAACTGGTTTAAGAACTGCCTTCCTCTGAAAGACAGTGGGAATAGGTATGTGTGTACAAAagtatttctagcagctctttttgtggttgcaaagaactggaaactgaaggaatgtccatcaattgggaagtggctgaacaagttatagtatatgattgttgtgccataagaaatggccaacgagatgatcacacacacacacacaaaaaaaaaaaacaacctagaaagatttatatgaaatgatgaaaagtggagtagaaccagaagaatataacaaagtaacagcaataatgtatgatgatcaactgagaatgaTTCAACtatttatcagcaatgcaaggatccaggacaactcctaAAGATTCCTGACGAAAAAGGCTATCCAGGTCCCTAGAAGGAACTATAGGAAATCTGGATGCATTGAAGCATACTATCCtacactttatttcctctttgaatttttctctagtgtaagcagtaTGTCTTCTTTGACAACATGATGCacgtggaaatatgtattgtatgataatatatgtacagcctatatcatattacctgccctcTTGAGGAATGAAGAGGGtgaagaaaacatggattgcaaaatgtcaaaaaatgactattaaaaattctatcatctttttaaaaaggcagTACTAATCACTAGGAAGCAATCCAAATTGATATCTGACTCCACTGGAAGTCTTGGACTTGAGCCTTCcaacatacacagacacacataaaATTGCCCTCCTTATAGCAAAATCGTGAGATGGTGCCAGTagtatcctcatttaacagatgaagggACTGAGGGTGGGAAGAGTTGAATGATTTATCCATTACCTAAATGAAACAGAAATTTCCACCACTCCCTAGGAGAGCAGGGTTGGAAATGATTTGataaaacttgatttttttttttttaagaagggcAACAGCCTGGATCCCTGAGCAGGATTCCAATTTGAGCTTGGCTATTCACTAACTCTTTGGCCTTTAATAACTTACTGGACTTTTTCAAGTTAAAtttcctcttgtgtaaaatgTCTAGGGATTTGGGGGAGCAGAGGATTCTTAATGCATCCCTGGACATTAGCCCTTAACCTCCAGCATCTTAGGTATTAACTTCTCTTTGAAACTAGTCCATAACATCTTTTCTTGTTCCTAGATGTTCTCTTTTCATACATTTCTTCACTGATTTCTAATTCTCAGTTTGAGGTAGCAACCCTCTTAGACCTTTCTGACCTAAGAGTTTGCCTGTCTCCCTGGATTTAAAGATCTGCCTCACTGCTCCTGAATTATGATCCCCTTTTCCTGCTCTTGCTAGAATATCTTCCTGCTTTGTTCTGACACCTACTTCCCTTCTTACTCCAGCCACTGGATAGAGACTTAAATCAACAAAAGTGGTTTTTCTATGGCTTATTCACAAAGGGAAAGTGTATACTGCATGACTTTTTAAATGGTACACAAGAAGAAGGTTATTTCATTCCCTAACCAGGTAATGCCTAAACTTTACAAGCTTCTCTAGCAGGTGACAGTCTTCTTGACCTAGATTAATCTATGATCTTGTCAAGACTTGGAAGGCCTGGGACCCTTATGAACCTCCAGGAAGAAAGCCTTTATCCCtgcaaaagataaaagaaaaaaacttaattcATCCATCTTTTTCAAAACAGGCTCAGTTTAAACAATCATACATTCTACTACACTTAGACAATCAGGAACCCTCCTTTGAGTACTGTATTCATATTTCAGCTCATCACTGGAAATCTAGAAAAGCAAGAGAATATAgtaaaaaaacaaccacaacaacacaggatttagagtcagaaaatgagTCCCAAGTCTTGAGCAAGCCATATCTCCTCTCCAGGCCTCAagtttcctaaattgtaaaatgagagattgggaccttagattatttttaaggcctttcttccatctctgaatccTATGGTCCAACCCTTCTTCTCCAACCAGCCCCATCCTCTGAACAAAGgaatggcaaagaaaaaaatgcaaagaggTAGACATAGTGTTTCTATCAGTTTAATAATCAGAAACTCCAATCCAACCCAAAGGATATCCTaaatgtcataaaagaaattccttttcttACAGTACATGAAGATACTATGAAAACTAGGGAAGAAAAATTGTGTTTTAAGTGTGCCAAAGATATTAATTATCTGGTTCTAAGAACCATTGCTTAGAAAAATCAAAAGGGACCAAGATCCTGCCTTTGAAAAATCTCCCCACCTCAATTTCCTTTCACAATCTGTAGTATtcccaaaaccaaaaaaaaaaaaccacaaaatttGATAATATTAAACAAGAGGATGAAGTCTAAGCAGCAATTTCCATTAATCAAAAAGAACAATAACTTTTGGTGTACTCTGGAAAATCATTTTCCTAAGACTCTTCAACCTCCACCCTTTAACCACTCCCTctaagaattttctctttttcttggttaaaaataaattcaagataattctaatCAGAgaaattttgctcttttctttgATCAGCTTCATAGAAAATCCGTGAACCGGACTGGACTACTGATTAGGCCACTCCCTTTAGAAAGTGCTTAggcattcaataaaaataatgtaaacatATTTTGGTTCAAGGCATTGTTTCTGAACTTCTAGTTAAAGAAAAACTGATAAGGTTCTCATTCAGATTAAACCAAGGACTTCAGATTAAAATACTGTCCTAATATTATTGTGAAACTAGCCTAAAAAAGGGCATGAGAGAGGATGGGAGATGGTAGTATAGCATAATTAGTACACTTCCAAAACACTAAAATGTTACATCATTTTGAGTTATTATTATAAGTACTAAACATTTCTTGTTAAATAGTGAACTTAAATGAAGTGACTATAAATAGGGTGACTGGGgggaaaagacattttttaaatcactgaatCCCAACTTACATTTGGcagctatttctatttttttttttttaagtagagagATTTTAGTTGACCAATTTAtactaggtcacacagctagctagtgtCAGAGCTAGCACTAGAAGccaggtttctttcttttttttttttcaaacccttaacttctgtgtattggctcatgggtggaagagtggtaagggtgggcaatgggggtcaagtgacttgcccagggtcacacagctgggaagtgtgtgaggccggatttgaacctaggacctcccgtctctaggcctggctctcaatccactgagctacccagctgccccagaagccAGGTTTCTTGATTCTCATTCTAGTACTCTTTTTGCTTCTCCAGGTGAGTTAAAGACCAATTAcgttcaaaaaggaaatagacttattctttgtttctttgttgttcTAGAGAGGAAAACGAGACAGTGGCTTTCGTATAtgcagaagacctgggttcaagtgtgttCTCTGGCATATACTAActctctgaccttgggcaagtcaccaactCTCTCTGAgcaatttctttgtaaaatggagatattcaTGCTTTATCACAGAGTAACTGTAAGGAAAGTACCTTGTAACCCAGAAAGtgctatttttgttttatctttcagttattttttttcagttgtaccTGACTCTtggtaaccccatttggggttttcttggcaaagatactgaagtagcttgccatttctttccccagatcatttgacagttgaggaaactgagtccaacaaaatgaagtgacttgcccagggttacacagcaagtaagtgcctaaggccagatttgaaatcagaaggctaaggttttctgactccagacccaacactgtATCCCCTATCCCCATCTGCtccataaaatgctatataaatgtgataaatgTGTATCAAAGAAAGGTAGATGTAAGTTCAATAAAGAGATTTTTCCAGCTATCACAGGATCCAAAAAATGGAAGAGGCTGCCTCCAAACATAGTTTGTTTTCTGGCATTAGAAGTGTTTACGCTGTCAGTGATATTACAGCAGGGGTTCTTGTTTTAAGAAGCCTTAAAGAGCccctaaattcccttccaaatcTTTAAGAGTTTTAAAGTGGTCAAGTTACTGTCACTTTCACTGCCAGATTAGAGAGTTCTACTTCTGGATCTACTATGCCTACATCATGCTCCATTTTTCTTGATTCTtggggaaaattaggaaaaagttaaaaagaagaatCACAAGAGGCCTGAAATACCCTAAGTACCAGAATCAAATAGCTGTGCATGCAGAGAACTTCCAAAGTATCAATCAAATATTGATGTGCTTAgggaagaacaaaacaaaataaaatgaaaataaatgtttacttaagTGCTTCAGGATCACAATGTGTATGAAAAATTGAGTTTTTCAGAAGCACAATTCGCAGCTTCCTTGAGGCAAAGAGAACACCTCTAGCAGACAAAAGCCTGTCTTAcaacttagaatttttttaattgatgcctAAGAATTCTTGAGGAGTCAGAAAGTCTGGTGATTTCATgttctttaaaacatttaattaaacaaaGAGAACCGaaactttcccattttaaaactTCCTTAAGTTACCTTTCCCATATATATATCCAGGTAAATTTGTCTTTAAGTTTTTTTCTCCCCTGGCCTcctttccaccccaccccacccagatCACCCTAACACATAgtctaagctaagttttggatactctggcttccttttaaatctattctttttccCTGACTCTTTTgatttaaatgtatttctattCTCAAGATTCTTCCCCAATCATTCATTCTCCCCACACATACCCCTTTCAGTAATGTTTTACTTTTTCCTAGccacatgtaaaaataatttttgaccttctttttctaagattttgagttccaaattctctctccctcccttctccaagtCAGTAAGCAATTTTATATTGTACTATCACATAGAACATATTCCCCAGGCTTTCAGAATAAGACTTCTCCCCTCATCAAGCTTTTCTCATAAGAATAACCTTAGATAATGATCATCTTTTAGCCTCCAATTCCATTtctctttagtttttcctttgtattctcagcacatagtaggcctttagtaaatgtttatgaGATTAAACTGtaacaaaaatatagagaaatattcatttctGGGGATTTACACATCTAATTCAACAAATATCCCTTTGAGAGTTGGCCTATCaagatatttttttcccttacttTGAAGGAGGCTGGGGAGAACTAGTCACTGATAAAACAGTTGTTAAACACCTGctatatatgccaggcactgtgctaagtgctagggatacaaagaaagatataaagataGTCCCTGACATAAAAAGCTTACAGTCCATATACAAATCATTATgttcaaacaagatatatacaggatcaATTGGAATTAATCAaaagagaaagcactagaattcaTTAAGAATTGGAAAAGGCTTTTCTTTAGAATTTAGGATTTTACCAAAAACTTGAAAGAAGCTAGGAGACAGAAACATGGAGGGAGAATACTCTAGTCATGGGAGACAGTCAGCAAAGGTGCTCCTAGTCTAGTCATGCTCTAGGAACAACAGGGAAGCCAGTCACTCCATCTCACAATActtggggaggagagagtgtttaaagtgtaagaagactggaaaggtgaaGGAAGTAGAATTCCAGCCAGAAAAAAGAAGTACAGCCTGAAAGCGAGATTCCTATTGAAAATAACACCGTGTAGGGAAAGGATGGATGCTCAAGTTCTTcttaagaaatattatttcttttaagataGAGACAATGTATATGGCCTATGCTTCCAtgctttttaactttttaacttaaattcaaacatatttaactatttattttttaaatgatggtttTATTAGATACCTTATCTACTTCTAGATGGTTTTCCCTGCATTTTTCCTGATTCTTGCAAAAATcagaaagagtttaaaaagaaggaTCTCATGAGGCCTTGCAATACCTTAAATACCAGAATGGAAAAGCTGTGTGTAGAGAACTATCAATGCATCAAATATTGATGTGCCTAGGTGagacaaaaaaaatattatggttcCTACCCTCTAGAATCTCACAGGCAAAATGGGAATATAAAAGCAACCcatgggaaacaatatgggactgaatataatgaatattaaatagTGTAAGGCAGACTAAGTGCTTTGAGAagttcagagaaggaaggaatcaatACAGGTTATCCTCAGAGAAGGGTTTTTGAAGGGAGAGGAGCAGAGTACTGAAGAATGAGCAAGATTTGGACAGAAAGAACTAAGGGCAAAGGACAGGAGTAGCAGACCATTATGAGAACAGGAACAAGCATGCTATATGTGGATATTCCATCCCATCTACTTTCAGACAGGTTAGTCTGACTTTAGGAAAGAGTTTatttgaaagcaaaaagaaacaagATTGCACAATAGGTAGGTTGGATTCTACAAAGCCTTGAAAACTTGCTTAGAGAGTCTTAGAAGTTTTGTACaatatacatgaactgatgcagagtgaaataagcagaaccaggagaacactgtacacaataacagca
Protein-coding regions in this window:
- the CHST7 gene encoding carbohydrate sulfotransferase 7 codes for the protein MKSRRRRRRQHRKLLFLLVLYTLVLLLLPYVLDNRKAGEEAGVRRCPSLPSSLGVWSLEAAAAGEKEETKTLTGAEAGAPESLQNGSYSARRLPPLQREKQHVYLHATWRTGSSFLGELFNQHPDVFYLYEPMWHLWQALYPGDAESLQGALRDMLRSLFRCDFSVLRLYSPPGDPAASAPTSANLTTAALFGWKTNKVICSAPLCPAAPKPRAEVGLIDGATCERSCPPVALRALEAECRKYPVVVIKDVRLLDLGVLVPLLRDPGLNLKVIQLFRDPRAVHNSRLKSKQALVRESIQVLRTRQKADRFHRLLFAQGVGARPGASLFRAQPPGPRADFFLSGALEVICEAWLRDLLFAESSPAWLRRRYTRLRYEDLVQEPRTQLARLLRFAGLRILPDLEGFALNMTRGSGYNADRPFLISARDAREAVHAWRERLSQEQVRQVEASCGQAMRLLAYPLSGEKGGGGGSENFPEGKPQVEKLKKEGEGTTKQLPR